From one Triticum urartu cultivar G1812 chromosome 3, Tu2.1, whole genome shotgun sequence genomic stretch:
- the LOC125549017 gene encoding uncharacterized protein LOC125549017, with protein MAGARNNELRMTLLGLALLGLLLLSHTAAPVEAAAGVQENSFSMNGAGGRSLNSFSMNTAESAEVAKGGKAKPAAGDF; from the coding sequence ATGGCGGGCGCAAGGAACAACGAGCTGCGCATGACCCTGCTCGGCCTGGCCCTGCTGGGGCTCCTGCTGCTGAGCCACACCGCGGCTCCGGTGGAAGCCGCCGCGGGCGTGCAGGAGAACAGCTTCTCCATGAACGGCGCCGGTGGCCGCAGTCTCAACAGCTTCAGCATGAACACCGCCGAGAGCGCTGAGGTCGCCAAGGGGGGGAAGGCCAAACCCGCCGCCGGCGACTTCTGA